The genomic interval GCAGGTCTGTTGGAAAGGCCGTTCCCGATCCTACAGCTAATATAAACCAGAACTTCGGTGCTGCCCATTGCCACAGTGCTGATGCTGCGATAACGAAAACGGTGCCGAATATGAGGACGGTGTCATCCCAGAACAGTCGACGTGTGGCTCTTAGGCGGGTATAGAGGCGAACACTGAGAAAGATAGCAGCTATCGAGGCGGCCGTCCAGGAACCTGCCTGTATGCACAAAGAGGCGTCAGCTATTGTGGACAGGATTTGGGTATGGAAGCGAGCATAACCGAGCGGCCGTGCAACGTGGGCTGCTTGCTTACCATGAAATTCGTCACAGGGACGGCAGCTGGTGAGTTGAGCTTCTGGCTCGCTGAGAGTTCCATGATTTCTGCTGTCCTCGAAGCTTGTGTAGGAATCCAAACTCTCCAGGAAGAATGATCGTCACAAGAATGAGATGTTGATCCACTGCTCGCTGCGGCAGAATGAGAAAAGAAGGCAGAGCTCGGAGCTCGGGAACGCGCGGACCAAGGCAAGATATTGCGAGCAATGGATCGAGCTGAACGGCGCAGGCAAGGAACTAGCAACGATCTGCAGGGAAGAGCAATCTCGTGGTCGCTTCCAGCACCCGACCTACACAGATGGCTGCGGCAAGGAGGTGGAACGTCCAAAGTCTCGTCCACCAAAGAATGCCCCGTTGGGGAACTATGCTTCCCCCCCCAGATCGGTGCATTGCTGATATCGTGGCATTCGGCCGAGATTGAAATGTGCAAGTGTTGTGATGGGGGCTAAAAAAAggtgatgttggcggcaCAGTCTGGCGAGAATGGTGGCACAGCACCTGCATAGTTCCAACAACCAATGCCCCGGGCCTCATGGAGCATGGAGGAAGCGCCCGTTCAAGAACAGTGCTTCATGTTTCCCCAGCCCGTAAGCACTACACCATGCAGTTGGGTTGTCCGGACTGGGTTGCAAGATAAAACCGGTTGTTGCcggttgttggtgagataGAAAGCCACACAAAGCTCGGTGCTGGTCTCTCGAGCAAGAAAATGGGGCAAGCCTTGCAAATTCATCAACTCTCGAATAAAAAACAAGAAGGTTTCCCATATGTTGGGCGGTATATTCGCTGATTGCGTGGACATGGCCCCTGGGTTCCCGAGTCTTGTATGCTTGCCACTGCAAACAACCAACATACCACCTACATCATGCCTGTTGGTTGACTCGACACTGAAAAGCATCTCTCACCGGGACAACTTCCAAACCCCTTGCTCAAAACAAGCCACAAAAACACCCAACGCAAGCGATACGTCCGGTGCCTAAAGCGAAACTCTGCCAACCCCAAAGAAACTTCCTCAAGTCCCCGCCATGTGCCCGTCGGATACCTCTTGTATAACATACGGCCTGATCAGAGTATTTTCGATGGAGCTGCACATTTTTGACACATGCCAGTACAACTTTTATGGCATATTCCATCAGAGAGGTTACTCCTCCTTCGACTTAAAATGCCAATGCAGATCGTCGATTATCCTTTTGAACTGCCAGACTTCGGAAAGCCATAACGCCATTGGAGCCTTCATATGAGCCAGGTGAAGACTTTGGATTTCATCTGCTTGAAGTCTAGACAGTTAATTTTTCCCGTAATGAATATAGAGATACCTACCGGAGAATGATTCTCTGAAGACATTCATAATCATGGGATCTTTATTGTCTCTTTTTCTAAGGGCGAGTAAAATGGCAGTCGTGGGAACGGTAAAGTCGAACTTACCCGAAGTGAATAGTTTGCCCAGCCTGATGGCGAGAAAGGCTTCTTCCCTTTTCACCAATATGTATAAGCCGTGAACATTGCGATGCATATGATTGAGTGTCAGCGCCTGCCGCAGCGACAGGATgcccccatcttcaaccagaGACTTCCAGCGCCACTCTTCACCGAGTTCCGGAAGCAAATAAAACAAGACCTAGTCAATGAGTGCACCGAGATCTGTCTGCACACAGGTACCTGAGATTTTCAGGTCACCTTGTGAGCGATATGCCCCAAAGTAATTCccactctcaccacccctGCTGTATCGAATATCATGCAGCCACCTGAGGGATTTATCTCCTTCGTAGGTCTCTTACTGCTGGAAGTAGTTGAGTAGTTCCAGCTCGGAAATGAAGGTCGTCGAGGGTAGCTTTGTGGTATCGAGAATCAGAAGTTTGACTTGGTCTCGAAAATCCCGCAAGTGATCGAGGTGTTCCATTCTGTACAGCGCATACTGCAGCGCAAAGAGAAGCGAGCTGCTCTAGCTTATAAAGTTGCAGCTTGATCCACACTGGAAGGTCAAATGGCTCCTCAGAAGTTCGGCGGTATGTCGAGGGTCGGTGAGCTTGTGTTGGAATCGCTTTCTAGTATGAGGGTAGAACAAGGCGAAGATATCCAGCTGTTGGGACTCCCGTGAAGACTAGGTTGTGCAGCGCGGGCGGACGTAGCCGTCAGTTGTTTCTCCGTGGGATTTGGGTGTAAACACGCGAAATAGATATCGTGGAATATGCTCGCTTCAGAAATTTCGGAAGAAGTCGTGTGTTCTTGGTGGAAGAGGGTCGAAAGGAATTGGATCTTGTAGCATGGTATCAGTTTGTTGTGGGCCGTCTCCATGGTGACCTTGTCTAAGGTGCCCGACTTGTGCGAAGGGCTGCGGTGATTCTTCCTAGGTGCTGAATGAatggagaagaaaaagaggtgAGGCTGGGGTAAGCCAGATTGCATTCAGGTCAATGGAAGAACTTAATGGAAGAGCCTTTGGCTTGATATGTGTGGAAGGGAGTGGAAAAGATAAACAAAGCAGCAAACGCAAATGGTGTGTCGTCGGCTAGGTGCCTGAACGGCACGTATCTGGCAGCAGGCCACACACTCGGTCCAATAGAGAGTTGCGTCACGAATACTAATACCTGCGCACTTGGTTGGGCTTAGACTGGTTGCTgtagcaaaagaaaaaagcatTGGTCGGTATCGCGCTTCCAGTCCATGTCAACAATCCACTAAATCGCTATAAACTATCTTTTAGGGCCTTTCAACTATCCTTTAACGCCcttttaactatcttttgaAGCTTTAAATTACCCTTTAAGCATTCTTAACTGTATTTCCAAGTCTTTCAACTATTCTTGAAGACCTATTAGATATCCCTTAACGCTAAATAATGATCCTTTGAAACATAATCAAATTCAATATGGATGGGGGGCGTTGGTTAGATACGGTAAACAGAGGGCTTCGTAAAGGCTCTCtccaaacaaaacaaaatgaTGTGCTTAATGACCCAATCCATGCCTTCAATTCAGTCTTTCAAAGTCCAACTTGACCCATTGCAGTTAATCTGGAAGATTATCAAAATCTCGCCTTCAACCCGGCACAAACTTAGGAAGAGCTATCGGTGCTGGTATGCCTTCGGTCAGTTCATGTTCAGTCCGTGCTGGCATCCCAATGGCCCTTCAATCTGGCGAAGGGCACATGAGAGTGCACATAGGGCAGTGGCAAAGGACAGTGCTTGCTTACTCCGAGGGCAAGTCCAAATGCGCCATTGCGTCCACGACTAGATCGGTGGGCTCGTCGTGCTCCGTGTCATCATCAGAAAACATTCCATCCACATATTCCAAATAGTCAAAATGTTCTTGGATGTCTTGGATGAGAATCCTGAACTGCGTTACCTCCGGGAGCGTCAGCTCGGTGGGAACTCTGGTATCTACTAGCTGGTAGACATCGGTGATATCAGCTGTAGGAAGTGGAAGTTGTTCTCTTTTTTGAGTCATCACAATCCGCTCCGAAGAGAATATACTCACCTCGAAACTTTTCCTTGAAGACCCCGAGAATGACGGGGTCTTGCCGAATTCTTTTTTTGAGGGCAAGAAACATAGCAGCCGCAGGTACTGTGAGGTCCAAGTGACGAGAGTGAAACAGTTCGCCAAGGTGGATGGCCTGGAGAACTTCTTCCGTTGAAGCAGGGTTATCCGAGCTGTGAAGCTCACTGCGAAGTGAAATTATACCTCCACCGCGGACGAGATTCTTCCCCCATCGCCATTGCTCACCGAGCACTGGGACCAAGCGGAATAAGCCACGGTCTTTTAGTGACTCAAGATCCGTCTGCACGCAGGCACCTGCTATATTCAGGTCACCTTGCGAGAGGTACTCCCCGTAATAAAATCCTTTCTTGTGGCAATCAAGCCGTAGGTTGAGAAACTCCTTCAAGGTCCACGGTTCTTCTTCCGACTGGCGTTTGTCGGGTCCGTAAGAAGCAAAGAACTTCAGAAGTTCTACTTCGGAAATGAACGTGCGTCGAGGCAacttggtggtgtcgagCAAGAGGACTTTTACATCTTTTCAATTGGTCCTAACTCCAGGAGCTACTTTGCCGTTGTAGTCGCGACGATGGTCGAAATATGCGCTTCTGCAAAGCGCATAATGCAGGGCAAAAAGCAGCGAGCTGCTCCAACTGACAAATGGGCAATCTGAGCTAGCGTTTGGCCAACAGGCGAAGTTGAAATGTCTTCTCAGAAGCTGAGCAGTAAGTGACGGATGGGTAATCCGGTCAGGATAGCGATGTGCAATGTCAGGATGGAATGAAGCGAAGATATCTAGACACTGGGGTTCCGGGTGCCCTGGGGCCGTTGTAGACAGTGGGCGAACGTGCGAGGTAGTGGTCTCACCGCATGACTTTGGTGTGTATACACGGAAGAGATATCGGGGAATGTCGTTGCTCCGGAAGTATTGCAGATGGTCGTTTGGGATTGGAGCGCGTGGTGGATAAAATGGAAGACGCTTCTGAAGTGAGGGGATTGATTGGG from Podospora pseudoanserina strain CBS 124.78 chromosome 6, whole genome shotgun sequence carries:
- a CDS encoding hypothetical protein (EggNog:ENOG503NU12), giving the protein MSSIRRIVTLMSDSDSDSEPGSGPSVEESLPLHSTTNISDRVQAAVQQSDSEPISEPQSIPSLQKRLPFYPPRAPIPNDHLQYFRSNDIPRYLFRVYTPKSCGETTTSHVRPLSTTAPGHPEPQCLDIFASFHPDIAHRYPDRITHPSLTAQLLRRHFNFACWPNASSDCPFVSWSSSLLFALHYALCRSAYFDHRRDYNGKVAPGLPRRTFISEVELLKFFASYGPDKRQSEEEPWTLKEFLNLRLDCHKKGFYYGEYLSQGDLNIAGACVQTDLESLKDRGLFRLVPVLGEQWRWGKNLVRGGGIISLRSELHSSDNPASTEEVLQAIHLGELFHSRHLDLTVPAAAMFLALKKRIRQDPVILGVFKEKFRADITDVYQLVDTRVPTELTLPEVTQFRILIQDIQEHFDYLEYVDGMFSDDDTEHDEPTDLVVDAMAHLDLPSDTDSSS